One genomic segment of Campylobacter sp. includes these proteins:
- a CDS encoding twin-arginine translocation signal domain-containing protein, with product MENKRRDFLKKSLKIGAVGAVGVAASQALAKSEQDYGDTVRGKSPKKEVLYWESEAWKKYYKVAY from the coding sequence ATGGAGAACAAACGCAGAGATTTTCTTAAAAAATCTCTAAAAATCGGCGCGGTAGGCGCTGTGGGCGTTGCCGCGTCTCAGGCGCTAGCAAAAAGCGAGCAGGACTATGGCGATACCGTTCGTGGCAAATCACCGAAAAAAGAGGTGCTTTACTGGGAGAGTGAAGCGTGGAAAAAATACTATAAAGTAGCTTACTAG
- a CDS encoding molecular chaperone TorD family protein: MDANLLQARSYYYEFFAIPFFFYETDAKFKRWKEQLEFLRSSPIVPSDEAEFQNLEKFDFSAFKSEQNSVLFDFSYANVPMSASFYDEGRDDGRMRVAVIDVLKKSKFRRNMELCKECEDYVGFIFYLHSTLLRDAAAKHSAVLNGQNSVANEQNFTNSASLTAQDRKNSVDSHDSKNFTGPQDGKNTANSQYAKNFVGAQDGETLALELFTNVTNSFVDEFSELLCGHVRADFFKSLGALMRSFFALERSLLALAAPQKKDRSVVKEAIKKGGYQNKFTNPEDIFDLD, translated from the coding sequence ATGGATGCGAATCTACTTCAAGCAAGAAGCTACTACTACGAATTTTTTGCAATTCCGTTTTTTTTCTATGAAACGGATGCGAAATTTAAGCGTTGGAAGGAGCAGCTGGAGTTTTTACGCAGCTCGCCCATTGTGCCTAGCGATGAGGCGGAATTTCAAAATTTGGAGAAATTCGACTTTTCTGCGTTTAAAAGCGAGCAAAATTCCGTACTTTTTGATTTTTCATACGCCAATGTGCCGATGAGTGCGAGCTTCTACGACGAAGGACGTGACGACGGGCGTATGCGTGTCGCGGTAATCGACGTGCTAAAAAAGAGTAAATTTCGCCGCAATATGGAGCTTTGCAAGGAGTGCGAGGACTATGTGGGATTTATTTTTTACCTGCATTCGACTCTGCTGCGCGACGCGGCTGCAAAACACAGCGCAGTTTTAAACGGACAAAATTCCGTGGCAAACGAGCAAAATTTTACGAATAGCGCGAGCTTGACGGCGCAAGACAGAAAAAATTCTGTAGATTCGCATGACAGTAAAAATTTTACAGGCCCGCAGGATGGTAAAAATACTGCGAATTCGCAATACGCTAAAAATTTCGTCGGCGCGCAAGACGGCGAAACGCTGGCGTTAGAGCTTTTTACGAATGTCACCAACAGCTTTGTGGATGAGTTTAGCGAGCTTTTGTGCGGGCATGTGCGGGCGGATTTTTTCAAATCATTAGGCGCACTAATGAGAAGCTTTTTTGCGCTTGAACGCTCGCTTTTAGCGCTTGCCGCTCCGCAAAAGAAAGATCGCAGCGTCGTTAAAGAAGCGATCAAAAAAGGTGGCTATCAAAATAAATTTACCAATCCGGAAGATATTTTTGATCTGGATTGA
- a CDS encoding 4Fe-4S dicluster domain-containing protein, with amino-acid sequence MKEHGFYAAGLKDVVLSDDIEICGDEEEAKNEEFIVANSPKLKAQIYAPEINFYIENSADEPLQIAKNVDILYRAKDIAFDGALDSDYQKPVGKNVILACDEPREGLVGLLRQHGFKVIALSRAEIKFVYGEIGDLAVTILSEQDEVETEADFFLISGAAPYQLRQSGCYEISGLKDDEILEILNSKSPVYHYKNSTIFDPAICQYQGRRNELRAPCVEVCPTVAILKNDEKRELVFSHIDCIGCGACVSVCPSGALKFAKLPQSVFGEIAKLYAGKIPLLIAESEIVSAPAVQLPCGVLPFGIFGSKQIDEVNLLSAMQESGSSVIIYGTDVGEGTREAAELVNGISRAIYGKDAVFLARNLTELQEALKWAQSSQPWAFSLNEQGLSKKEIFSKRVSAMVGEGSFGAVKSGELLKFGKVSINEASCTLCLSCVGACNTGALYADNSDNSIKLNASLCTSCNYCVLSCAEKDTIELEPCGVELEPGFFNYKMLAKDELFKCIECGKEFATSKAVMKIADMMGAHFANEPEKMKTLFCCGDCKAKIMIKKQIEDARKGAM; translated from the coding sequence ATGAAAGAACATGGATTTTACGCCGCGGGGCTAAAGGATGTAGTCTTAAGCGACGATATCGAAATTTGCGGCGATGAAGAGGAGGCGAAAAATGAGGAATTTATCGTCGCTAATTCGCCGAAATTAAAAGCGCAAATTTATGCGCCCGAGATAAATTTTTATATAGAAAATTCCGCAGATGAGCCGCTGCAAATTGCTAAAAACGTAGATATTTTGTATCGCGCCAAAGATATCGCCTTTGACGGTGCCCTAGATAGCGACTATCAAAAGCCCGTCGGCAAAAACGTAATTCTCGCCTGTGATGAGCCGCGAGAGGGGCTTGTGGGGCTACTTAGGCAGCACGGATTTAAGGTGATTGCGTTAAGCAGGGCCGAGATTAAGTTCGTCTATGGCGAGATTGGCGATCTTGCGGTTACGATTTTAAGCGAGCAGGATGAGGTTGAGACCGAGGCGGATTTTTTCTTGATTAGCGGCGCGGCGCCCTATCAATTGCGACAAAGCGGCTGCTACGAGATCTCGGGGCTAAAAGACGATGAAATTTTAGAAATTTTAAATTCCAAAAGCCCGGTTTATCATTATAAGAATTCCACGATCTTCGATCCTGCGATCTGCCAGTATCAGGGCAGGCGAAATGAGCTGCGCGCGCCATGCGTGGAGGTTTGCCCCACAGTGGCGATTTTGAAAAACGACGAAAAACGCGAGCTCGTATTTTCGCACATCGACTGTATAGGCTGTGGCGCGTGCGTGAGCGTCTGTCCTAGCGGCGCGCTGAAATTTGCCAAGTTGCCCCAAAGCGTATTTGGGGAGATCGCAAAGCTCTATGCAGGCAAAATTCCGCTTCTCATCGCAGAGAGCGAAATCGTGTCCGCACCCGCAGTGCAGCTTCCGTGCGGCGTGCTACCGTTTGGAATTTTCGGAAGCAAGCAAATAGATGAGGTAAATTTGCTAAGCGCTATGCAGGAAAGCGGCTCGAGTGTGATCATTTACGGCACGGACGTGGGCGAGGGCACGCGTGAAGCGGCGGAGCTTGTCAATGGAATTTCGCGCGCGATCTACGGCAAGGACGCGGTATTTTTAGCGCGAAATTTAACCGAGCTGCAAGAGGCGCTAAAGTGGGCGCAAAGCTCTCAGCCCTGGGCGTTTAGCTTAAACGAGCAGGGCCTTAGCAAGAAAGAAATTTTTTCCAAACGCGTAAGCGCAATGGTCGGCGAGGGCAGCTTTGGCGCCGTAAAAAGCGGAGAGTTGCTAAAATTTGGCAAAGTAAGCATAAACGAAGCAAGCTGCACGCTCTGCCTTAGCTGCGTGGGCGCCTGTAATACCGGCGCGCTGTATGCCGATAACAGCGACAATTCGATTAAGCTCAACGCTTCGCTTTGCACATCGTGCAACTACTGCGTGCTAAGCTGCGCCGAAAAGGATACGATCGAGCTTGAGCCTTGCGGCGTGGAGCTTGAGCCGGGATTTTTTAATTACAAAATGCTAGCTAAAGATGAGCTTTTTAAGTGCATTGAATGCGGTAAGGAATTTGCGACGAGCAAAGCCGTGATGAAGATCGCGGATATGATGGGTGCGCATTTTGCAAACGAGCCTGAAAAGATGAAGACTCTTTTTTGCTGCGGCGATTGCAAGGCGAAAATAATGATAAAAAAGCAGATAGAAGATGCTAGAAAAGGGGCAATGTAA
- the selA gene encoding L-seryl-tRNA(Sec) selenium transferase has protein sequence MQQIKLPKIDKIANAQEFQNCLRPQIIKIAQELIEEARRKALQGGAVANESEIIARIKSRYEKFQNLSLKPLINATGVVLHTNLGRSVISAEILARAQKIITSYSNLEYDLSEGARGNRYDYIALLCSELFGAQDALVVNNNAAAVFLVLNTFARGREVVVSRGELVEIGGSFRVSEVMSNSGAKLVEIGTTNKTKLDDYEEAINENTAILMKVHRSNFKISGFSSSVSAAEVAALARRASQAKKEFLALRAASFKNLADLCGGSSDTTGEILNSAPNSLNLADSSANALNLNSGEPSKRSECFHEEGESEIPAKASKIAPTKFSMKKAESFNEIIDYYDLGSGYASELGFGLGKSEPSIFELLKSGVRLLSFSGDKLFGSVQCGIILGDRELIARLRKNQLLRMLRVDKITLSLLAETIKAYINKEFHLITTIDQIHLSLDKLRERAELVRSRIGVKSQIVPTTTFVGGGTMPSASYPSVALAILDGADPQSTQAKFRAAGIIGRIEDDKFLLDFRSILKSDLQDLIKKIGEIYE, from the coding sequence ATGCAACAAATCAAACTACCAAAAATCGATAAAATCGCAAACGCGCAGGAGTTTCAAAACTGCCTCCGCCCGCAAATCATCAAAATCGCGCAAGAGCTCATCGAAGAAGCACGTAGGAAGGCGCTGCAAGGAGGCGCGGTCGCAAACGAAAGCGAGATCATCGCGCGCATCAAATCGCGCTACGAAAAATTTCAAAATCTAAGCCTTAAGCCGCTCATCAACGCAACCGGCGTCGTGCTGCACACAAACCTCGGCCGCAGCGTCATCAGCGCCGAAATTTTAGCCCGCGCGCAAAAGATCATCACCTCGTATTCAAATTTAGAATACGACTTATCCGAGGGCGCGCGCGGCAACAGATACGACTACATAGCGCTTTTGTGCAGCGAGCTCTTCGGCGCGCAGGACGCACTCGTGGTCAACAACAACGCTGCGGCGGTATTTTTGGTGCTAAATACCTTCGCGCGCGGACGCGAAGTCGTGGTAAGCCGCGGCGAGCTAGTCGAGATCGGCGGAAGCTTTCGAGTAAGCGAAGTGATGTCAAACTCGGGCGCAAAGCTCGTAGAGATCGGCACTACGAACAAAACCAAGCTGGACGATTACGAAGAAGCGATCAATGAAAATACGGCGATCTTGATGAAGGTGCACCGCTCAAATTTTAAAATTTCAGGCTTCAGCTCTAGCGTAAGCGCTGCGGAAGTTGCAGCTTTGGCACGCCGTGCCTCGCAGGCAAAGAAGGAATTTTTAGCGCTTAGAGCGGCAAGCTTTAAAAATTTAGCGGATCTTTGCGGCGGCTCGTCGGATACGACGGGCGAAATTTTAAATTCCGCGCCGAATAGTTTAAACTTAGCGGATAGTTCTGCGAATGCTCTAAATTTAAATAGCGGCGAGCCGTCCAAAAGGAGCGAGTGCTTTCATGAAGAGGGAGAGAGCGAAATTCCCGCTAAAGCTTCTAAAATTGCTCCTACAAAATTTAGCATGAAAAAAGCGGAAAGCTTTAACGAGATCATCGATTACTACGATCTTGGAAGCGGCTACGCGAGCGAGCTGGGATTTGGGCTAGGCAAAAGCGAGCCCTCTATTTTTGAGCTTTTAAAAAGCGGCGTGCGGCTGCTTAGCTTTAGCGGCGACAAGCTCTTCGGCTCCGTGCAGTGCGGCATCATCCTAGGAGATCGCGAGCTCATCGCGCGCCTGCGTAAAAACCAGCTACTGCGAATGCTGCGCGTGGACAAGATTACGCTGAGCCTGCTTGCCGAGACGATCAAGGCGTATATAAATAAAGAATTTCACCTCATCACGACGATAGATCAGATCCATCTAAGCCTGGACAAACTGCGTGAGCGAGCGGAGCTAGTGCGATCGCGCATCGGCGTAAAATCGCAGATCGTGCCGACAACCACCTTCGTAGGCGGCGGCACGATGCCGAGCGCCTCCTATCCTAGCGTCGCGCTTGCGATACTTGACGGCGCCGACCCGCAGAGCACGCAGGCAAAATTTCGCGCTGCGGGTATAATCGGGCGGATCGAGGATGATAAATTTTTGCTCGATTTCAGATCGATTTTAAAAAGCGACTTGCAAGATTTAATAAAAAAGATCGGAGAAATTTATGAATAG
- the selB gene encoding selenocysteine-specific translation elongation factor yields MNSVIIGTAGHIDHGKTALIKALNGFEGDRMPSEKQRGITIDLSFSHLRSGSTNVAFIDVPGHENLVKTMISGAYAFDAAMLVVAADDGLMPQSKEHIQILSLLGVKSVILCISKCDLADDARRSEVAAQCREYICKFKNLQILNTFFISIKDPASIAELKNYLFNIKPAQRQGGGVVHYYIDRVFSLKGLGTIVTGSLINGAISKGEKLYNCDLGKIFNVKSVQIHDEDTPLAQAPNRVALSLDAKTSELEKGQILSKKGFFRGFNEADCTFSGEISHNQDVLFCVGSKQSAAKALILKELPSGEKLVSFKFDKTMFLKFDEPFVCLANSRVIGGGRVLNAVVEPLKKQSKAVLLTALLKRNFTEAFKILSLFHKHGFGLFSAYQRFGMEYDEAVKIARGLEGTYFDEANLCVYDLSAIEDVKSLIKFIVSKNDYAIFSPASIALKLSWASEELAARALSELERGGIVSKKGGVYVKSGVDFDALKQSLESKIFDLIKKGGIAPLAPYNIYDELEIDRSSGDDALKKLTYAKKVVRLAHNLFVEAENLALAIKRLYAIIEKEGFVNVTNAKEELGLSRKFVICYLEYLDKMGNIVTIDNKRYLKK; encoded by the coding sequence ATGAATAGCGTAATCATCGGCACCGCAGGCCATATCGATCACGGAAAGACCGCGTTAATCAAGGCGCTAAACGGCTTTGAGGGGGACCGAATGCCGAGCGAAAAGCAGCGTGGTATCACGATCGATCTTAGCTTTTCGCATCTGCGCTCTGGGAGCACTAACGTCGCATTTATCGACGTGCCGGGGCACGAAAACCTAGTAAAGACGATGATTAGCGGCGCGTATGCCTTCGACGCTGCGATGCTAGTAGTCGCCGCGGACGACGGGCTGATGCCGCAAAGCAAAGAGCATATTCAAATTTTATCGCTGCTTGGGGTAAAAAGCGTGATCTTGTGTATCAGCAAGTGCGATCTTGCTGACGACGCGCGCAGATCCGAGGTCGCGGCACAGTGCAGGGAATACATCTGCAAATTTAAAAATTTGCAAATTTTAAACACCTTTTTTATCAGTATCAAAGATCCCGCAAGCATCGCCGAGCTGAAAAACTATCTCTTTAATATCAAGCCTGCGCAGCGTCAAGGAGGCGGCGTGGTGCACTACTACATCGACCGAGTTTTTTCGCTTAAGGGGCTTGGCACCATCGTAACGGGCAGCCTCATTAACGGCGCGATTTCAAAGGGCGAGAAGCTTTATAACTGCGATCTGGGTAAAATTTTTAATGTCAAAAGCGTGCAGATCCACGACGAGGACACGCCGCTGGCGCAGGCTCCAAACCGCGTCGCGCTGAGCTTGGACGCCAAGACGAGCGAGCTTGAAAAGGGGCAAATCCTAAGCAAAAAGGGGTTTTTCCGCGGCTTTAATGAAGCGGACTGCACCTTTAGCGGCGAAATTTCGCATAATCAAGACGTGCTGTTTTGCGTCGGAAGTAAGCAAAGCGCGGCAAAAGCGCTCATTTTAAAAGAACTTCCTAGCGGCGAGAAGCTCGTGAGCTTTAAATTTGACAAAACGATGTTTTTGAAATTTGACGAGCCCTTCGTCTGCCTAGCAAACTCGCGCGTAATCGGCGGCGGGCGCGTGCTAAACGCCGTAGTCGAGCCGCTAAAAAAGCAGAGCAAAGCCGTGCTTCTCACCGCACTTTTGAAGCGAAATTTCACCGAAGCGTTTAAAATTTTAAGCCTCTTTCACAAGCATGGATTCGGGCTATTTTCGGCATATCAGCGCTTCGGGATGGAATACGACGAAGCGGTAAAGATCGCGCGCGGCTTAGAGGGGACGTATTTTGACGAAGCAAATTTATGCGTTTACGATCTAAGCGCGATCGAGGACGTAAAAAGCCTTATAAAATTTATCGTCTCAAAAAACGACTACGCGATCTTTTCGCCCGCCTCGATCGCTCTAAAGCTCTCGTGGGCTAGCGAAGAGCTCGCCGCGCGCGCGCTTAGCGAGCTTGAACGGGGCGGCATCGTCTCTAAAAAGGGCGGAGTTTACGTAAAATCGGGAGTGGATTTTGACGCGCTCAAACAGAGCCTGGAGAGTAAAATTTTTGATCTCATCAAAAAGGGCGGCATCGCGCCTCTCGCGCCGTATAACATTTACGACGAGCTGGAGATCGACCGCAGTAGCGGCGATGACGCGCTAAAGAAGCTGACCTACGCCAAAAAGGTCGTCCGTCTCGCGCACAATCTCTTCGTCGAAGCCGAAAATTTAGCCCTAGCGATCAAGCGCCTTTACGCGATCATCGAAAAAGAGGGCTTCGTAAACGTCACGAACGCCAAAGAGGAGCTTGGGCTTAGCAGAAAATTCGTCATCTGCTACCTCGAATACCTAGATAAAATGGGAAATATCGTGACGATCGACAATAAACGCTATTTGAAAAAGTAA
- a CDS encoding histidine kinase, whose protein sequence is MKKAILTSVALAASLNAALSDSEILSIYGGTPQGIEIKVAERIPLSEPKGVEAVVLKISQGNMSQEEIIFTQGDLIFTDIIDPKKRVVYKEQIKQDRIAGQLSKVFKAESKDNIIKLGNDPKKPTILMLTDALCPFCRKEMARIEETLKNNNVDIIMTSVHGDDGHAKSALIYKEIKNAKTDEQKIAVFRKYYAEDNKAGAKDVSAAELNAAKALAAKYFGAGVNSVPYIIELDKLK, encoded by the coding sequence ATGAAAAAAGCTATTTTAACTTCAGTTGCGCTCGCAGCGAGCCTAAACGCGGCTTTAAGCGACAGCGAAATTCTATCCATCTACGGCGGCACGCCTCAAGGCATCGAAATAAAGGTCGCCGAGCGCATCCCACTTAGCGAGCCAAAAGGCGTCGAGGCGGTCGTTTTAAAGATTTCTCAAGGCAATATGTCGCAAGAGGAGATCATCTTCACCCAAGGCGATCTGATCTTTACCGATATCATCGATCCTAAAAAACGCGTAGTCTATAAGGAGCAGATCAAACAAGACCGCATCGCAGGACAGCTAAGTAAGGTCTTCAAAGCAGAGAGCAAAGACAATATCATCAAGCTAGGAAACGATCCTAAAAAGCCTACGATTTTGATGCTGACGGACGCCTTGTGTCCATTCTGCCGCAAAGAGATGGCAAGGATCGAGGAAACGTTAAAAAATAACAATGTCGATATAATCATGACCTCCGTTCACGGCGACGACGGCCACGCAAAATCCGCGCTCATCTACAAAGAGATCAAAAATGCTAAAACCGACGAGCAAAAGATAGCGGTTTTTAGAAAATACTACGCTGAAGATAACAAAGCAGGCGCCAAAGACGTAAGCGCTGCTGAGCTAAACGCTGCAAAAGCCCTAGCTGCCAAATACTTCGGTGCGGGAGTAAACTCGGTGCCCTACATCATCGAACTAGACAAGCTAAAATAA
- a CDS encoding autotransporter domain-containing protein, protein MLKSLKKIVSLALIGAAGFGYASEQNSWGYANAQKSPSNNTSRSDVMSAADSLGAKLSRRDAASDSSASDEYENSFRIKLEYARGFAKKGSYSGRLNNQRVMMPAFRWTGNSGVNAEFWNGITNIGGALVPYVAFGSYEAATPGNQATQYLVRRDEDAVQMKRNIAAGIANLGYTYTKNSTRNLNLVYADIDNFVNFYGRENIAGYFIDEVNTENNPATISYMQSIYNYIKTKYPGMLVLANNGWGVRDAIAPYADVWMLQEVSADEYINHYRPRTSEFEKDPANSSKILHVIYNARPDQYDEIIRLSRERNAANLFITSDTNRYPGGYDDLPSYFEALMLAINNFTPKNGSLFSQVARGGNRVGIEMPRSKVDLDLTKLARNSAYKNLTDTDGQEFNVNVSAIGNYGGDYKDRSGGVKYDHKSDGILLGASKRVDDLTLGVIFGYQKSDAWYEGKFDGVKENIKSYELGLAGRYDFSENVDLAVGLTYSTNDHKFETNNGFGAIHGAKYKSQIWDFSTRAGYKFLFENGYIKPYLGLGAIRVGEDAISRLRFSSASKTAPNGTAGIYAIKAFGDLQIFANAEYEHRFSGDSYHASRKYSDRYDVEGLDYSNGVFNGAIGLKYKILQSVGLSASYELSESKNSLARAAFDVEF, encoded by the coding sequence GTATCTCTTGCGCTTATCGGTGCAGCAGGGTTTGGCTATGCGAGCGAGCAGAATTCCTGGGGCTATGCAAACGCGCAAAAATCTCCTTCTAACAACACTTCCCGTTCTGATGTAATGAGCGCTGCGGATAGCTTGGGCGCGAAATTAAGCAGGCGCGACGCGGCTAGCGATAGCTCCGCGAGCGACGAGTATGAAAACTCATTTCGTATCAAGCTTGAGTACGCAAGGGGCTTTGCCAAAAAGGGCTCATATTCGGGCAGGCTTAATAATCAGCGCGTTATGATGCCTGCATTTCGCTGGACGGGCAATAGCGGCGTAAATGCCGAGTTTTGGAACGGCATTACCAATATAGGCGGCGCGCTGGTTCCTTATGTAGCTTTCGGCTCTTACGAGGCGGCGACGCCGGGCAATCAAGCTACGCAATATCTGGTCAGAAGGGACGAAGATGCCGTTCAGATGAAGCGAAATATCGCGGCGGGCATAGCAAATTTAGGCTATACCTATACCAAAAATTCTACTAGAAATCTAAATTTAGTCTATGCCGATATCGATAATTTCGTAAATTTCTACGGCAGAGAAAATATCGCAGGATACTTCATCGACGAAGTTAATACCGAAAACAATCCCGCAACTATCTCTTATATGCAGAGTATCTACAATTATATCAAGACTAAATATCCGGGAATGCTAGTTTTAGCAAATAACGGCTGGGGCGTGCGCGACGCCATAGCCCCTTATGCGGACGTTTGGATGCTGCAAGAGGTGAGCGCGGATGAGTATATAAACCACTATCGTCCTAGAACCTCGGAATTTGAAAAAGATCCCGCAAACTCCTCTAAAATTTTGCACGTGATATACAACGCAAGACCCGATCAATACGACGAGATCATAAGATTATCTCGCGAGCGCAATGCGGCGAATTTATTCATCACTTCCGATACGAACCGCTATCCTGGCGGATACGACGATCTGCCGAGCTATTTTGAGGCGCTGATGCTAGCGATCAATAACTTCACGCCTAAAAACGGCAGCCTGTTTTCGCAGGTCGCAAGAGGCGGTAACCGGGTAGGCATCGAGATGCCGCGCTCGAAGGTCGATCTGGATCTTACCAAGCTTGCAAGAAATTCCGCTTATAAAAATTTAACCGACACCGACGGGCAGGAGTTTAACGTAAATGTAAGCGCGATTGGAAACTACGGCGGGGATTACAAAGACCGCTCGGGCGGCGTCAAATACGATCACAAGAGCGACGGAATTTTACTCGGAGCCTCCAAGAGAGTGGATGATCTTACGCTGGGCGTGATCTTTGGGTACCAAAAATCGGACGCTTGGTATGAGGGTAAATTCGACGGCGTGAAAGAAAACATCAAATCCTACGAGCTCGGTCTGGCGGGCAGATACGATTTTAGCGAGAACGTGGATCTGGCGGTAGGCTTAACCTATTCGACGAACGATCATAAATTTGAAACCAACAATGGATTCGGCGCTATCCACGGCGCGAAATACAAGTCGCAAATTTGGGATTTCAGCACGAGAGCCGGGTATAAATTCTTATTTGAAAACGGCTATATTAAGCCATATTTGGGACTTGGAGCGATTAGAGTGGGCGAGGATGCGATCTCCAGGCTTAGATTTAGCTCCGCTTCAAAAACCGCGCCAAACGGCACCGCGGGAATTTACGCGATCAAAGCTTTCGGCGATCTGCAGATATTCGCAAATGCGGAGTACGAGCATCGATTTAGCGGCGATTCGTATCACGCGAGCAGAAAGTATTCGGACAGATACGACGTGGAGGGGCTTGATTATTCTAACGGCGTGTTTAACGGCGCGATCGGACTGAAATATAAGATCCTTCAAAGCGTCGGGCTTAGCGCATCGTACGAGCTAAGCGAGAGCAAAAATAGCCTGGCAAGAGCCGCTTTCGACGTGGAATTTTGA